One Dioscorea cayenensis subsp. rotundata cultivar TDr96_F1 chromosome 17, TDr96_F1_v2_PseudoChromosome.rev07_lg8_w22 25.fasta, whole genome shotgun sequence DNA window includes the following coding sequences:
- the LOC120280115 gene encoding far upstream element-binding protein 1-like, producing the protein MADEPSFVPRSDNKRKLDDSPPAPWPARRPSGFSSPTADAQPAPSYNSVPPPPDGIQLAKQRAQEIAAKLLTEAEAKRPRVDNGTAAGDESSDRGFGYGSTDHLQKPLSQPMHTLGGATTPSSFSSYGFQGSSKKIEIPNGRVGVIIGKGGETIKYLQLQSGARIQVTRDADSDPHSQSRNVELMGTAEQISKAEQLIKEVLAEAEAGGSVMVSSRKYGGPQVGVEHFTMKVPNNKVGLIIGKGGETIKSMQAKSGARIQLIPLHLPPGDTTTERNLHIDGTKEQIEAAKQLVDEVTSENRVRNPSMGGYPPQYGAPRPPTSWGPPGPPPMQQPGYGYMQPGTYPGQPPQYNMSQSAYGGYPSAPTSGGYSTSWDQSSNPPSQQTTPGSGYDYYNQQQSVGNSSAPADNNSSYNYGQPPTGSYNSQGSYSDAYPQSAAAGQQSSHGQDSYSGGYQAPSAQTGYDQQGYGSTHGYGGPPNAASDRSAASYGSQGGAAHAPPARQVPPVQQSSTPRSSQGYAAQQTGYGMPPPTSQAGGYASQTSQSGYGPSGYGQGQRLPSQPIYGQGQQPQTAQGSYNSGTVQPGGYGQLPPTQAGYSQESVHPQAPASGYQTGYGQQQAYGAPPQGQQPYGQQPYGDTYSGGYSQPPAYSGENATHGAYDAVAAASQPASTGVTKASPKS; encoded by the exons ATGGCGGACGAACCCTCGTTCGTGCCGCGGTCGGACAACAAGCGCAAGCTCGACGATTCCCCCCCTGCGCCATGGCCTGCTCGCCGGCCCTCGGGTTTCTCCTCTCCCACCGCTGACGCCCAGCCAGCACCATCCTACAACAGCGTCCCTCCACCTCCTGACGGGATCCAGCTCGCCAAGCAGCGTGCTCAGGAGATAGCAGCTAAGCTCTTAACCGAGGCGGAGGCCAAACGTCCTAGGGTCGACAACGGCACTGCTGCTGGGGATGAATCCAGCGACAGAGGTTTTGGCTATGGGTCTACTG ATCATCTGCAAAAGCCATTGAGCCAACCAATGCACACTCTAGGTGGGGCGACTACcccttcatcattttcttcttatGGCTTCCAGGGTTCCAGCAAAAAGATTGAGATTCCGAATGGAAGG GTTGGTGTAATCATTGGTAAAGGTGGGGAAACAATCAAATATCTTCAACTTCAATCAGGAGCCAGGATTCAAGTAACAAGGGATGCTGATTCTGATCCTCATTCACAAAGCAGAAATGTAGAGCTCATGGGCACTGCTGAACAAATTAGCAAGGCTGAGCAGCTAATCAAAGAAGTTCTTGCCGAG GCTGAAGCTGGGGGTTCTGTTATGGTTTCTTCTCGGAAATATGGAGGTCCTCAAGTTGGTGTTGAGCATTTTACCATGAAAGTTCCCAACAACAAG GTTGGTTTGATTATTGGTAAAGGCGGTGAGACAATAAAGAGCATGCAAGCTAAATCTGGAGCTCGTATACAG TTGATACCATTGCATTTGCCACCTGGTGATACAACAACTGAGAGAAATCTGCATATAGATGGTACAAAAGAGCAGATTGAAGCAGCCAAGCAGTTAGTAGATGAGGTCACAAGTGAG AACCGTGTCAGGAATCCATCCATGGGTGGTTATCCTCCACAATATGGTGCTCCCCGACCTCCAACAAGCTGGGGTCCACCAGGGCCACCTCCGATGCAACAGCCTGGTTATGGTTACATGCAGCCCGGAACATACCCAGGGCAGCCTCCTCAGTATAACATGTCCCAATCTGCTTATGGTGGCTATCCATCCGCCCCTACATCAGGTGGATACTCTACCAGTTGGGACCAATCTTCTAATCCACCATCTCAACAAACTACACCAGGAAGTGGCTATGATTATTACAATCAGCAGCAGTCTGTTGGGAACTCTTCTGCCCCTGCTGACAATAACAGCAGTTATAACTACGGGCAGCCACCAACTGGTAGCTACAACTCTCAAGGGTCATACAGCGATGCTTACCCACAATCAGCTGCTGCAGGGCAACAGTCAAGCCATGGGCAGGACAGCTATTCTGGTGGTTACCAGGCTCCCTCAGCACAGACCGGCTATGATCAACAAGGGTATGGTTCCACACATGGTTATGGAGGACCTCCTAATGCAGCTTCAGATCGCTCTGCTGCCAGCTATGGCAGCCAAGGTGGAGCTGCCCATGCTCCTCCAGCACGACAAGTGCCTCCAGTCCAGCAATCTTCAACCCCACGGAGTTCACAGGGCTATGCTGCTCAACAAACCGGATATGGCATGCCACCTCCTACTTCTCAAGCAGGAGGATATGCAAGCCAGACTTCACAGAGTGGATATGGACCCTCCGGGTATGGCCAGGGCCAGAGGCTCCCTTCTCAACCAATTTACGGCCAAGGTCAACAGCCGCAGACTGCACAAGGAAGCTACAATAGTGGCACAGTGCAACCAGGAGGATATGGTCAACTACCACCAACACAAGCTGGTTATTCTCAAGAATCTGTCCACCCTCAAGCTCCGGCTTCAGGTTATCAGACCGGTTATGGTCAACAACAGGCATATGGTGCACCACCTCAGGGCCAACAACCTTATGGTCAGCAGCCATATGGTGATACCTATAGTGGTGGATATTCGCAACCTCCTGCCTACTCCGGTGAAAATGCTACACATGGAGCCTATGATGCGGTCGCAGCTGCTTCTCAACCTGCTTCTACTGGAGTTACCAAAGCTTCCCCAAAGAGTTGA
- the LOC120280960 gene encoding far upstream element-binding protein 2-like, whose amino-acid sequence MADESAYAPRHDNKRRLDDSPPPPWPARRQSGFSSPLVDGQSGAAASYNSVPPPPDGIQLAKQRAQEIAAKIFSEAGAKRPKVDNGVSSGDESSDKGFGSGPSDHFQKSMGQQLPSQVGFSSPAPFSSYGYQGSGKKIEIPNGRVGVIIGKGGETIKYLQVQSGARIQVTRDADADPGAQFRNVELMGTAEQISKAEQLIKEVIAEADAGGSGTVSARKYGGSQAGVEHFSMKVPNNKVGLIIGKGGETIKNMQTKSGARIQLIPLHLPPGDSSTERNLHVDGTPEQIEIAKQLVNEIISENRARNPSMGGYPPQYGAPRPPTSWGPPGPPPMQQPGYGYMQPGTYPGQPPQYNMPQSAYGGYPPAPSSGGYSTGWDQSSNPPSQQATAGGGYDYYNQQQSVGNSSAPADNNSSYNYGQPPTGGYNSQGSYSDAYPQSAAAGQQSSHGQDSYSAGYQAPPAQTGYDQQGYASAPGYGGPPNPTSDGSASTYGTQGGTAHAPPAQQAPPVQQSSAPQSSQGYASQQTGYGVPPPTSQPGYASQTLQSGYAQSGSMTQPSYGQGPRPPAYPQGQQPQSAQAGYSTGMVQPGYSQVPPAQAGYAQESHHRGYGQPPSYGAPPQSQPPYAQQSYGDTYSGGGYAQPPAFSSETTATGAYDAPAAAQTASTGTAKASPKS is encoded by the exons ATGGCGGATGAATCGGCGTACGCTCCTCGGCATGACAACAAGCGGAGGCTGGATGACTCTCCTCCACCGCCATGGCCTGCTCGCCGGCAGTCGGGCTTCTCCTCGCCCCTTGTGGACGGCCAGTCGGGGGCGGCGGCGTCCTATAACAGCGTCCCGCCTCCGCCTGACGGGATCCAGCTCGCGAAACAGCGGGCCCAAGAAATTGCGGCTAAGATATTCAGCGAGGCCGGGGCGAAGCGCCCGAAGGTCGACAACGGCGTCTCTAGCGGGGATGAATCTAGCGATAAGGGATTCGGCTCTGGGCCGTCTG ATCATTTCCAAAAGTCTATGGGTCAGCAATTGCCCTCACAAGTTGGTTTCTCTTCTCCAGCACCATTTTCTTCATATGGCTATCAGGGTTCCGGCAAAAAGATTGAGATTCCAAATGGAAGA GTTGGTGTGATCATTGGCAAGGGTGGAGAAACGATCAAATATCTTCAAGTTCAATCAGGAGCCCGAATTCAAGTAACTAGGGATGCGGATGCTGATCCTGGTGCACAGTTCAGAAATGTGGAGCTCATGGGTACTGCTGAGCAAATCAGCAAGGCTGAACAGCTAATTAAGGAAGTCATTGCTGAG GCTGATGCTGGTGGTTCTGGTACAGTTTCTGCTCGAAAATACGGAGGCTCTCAAGCTGGTGTTGAACATTTTTCTATGAAAGTTCCTAACAACAAG GTTGGCCTAATCATTGGTAAAGGTGGGGAGACAATAAAGAATATGCAAACCAAATCTGGAGCTCGTATTCAG TTGATACCTTTGCATTTGCCACCTGGTGATTCATCAACAGAAAGAAATCTACATGTTGATGGCACTCCAGAACAGATTGAAATAGCAAAACAATTAGTCAATGAAATCATAAGTGAG AATCGTGCCAGGAATCCATCTATGGGAGGTTATCCTCCACAATATGGCGCTCCCCGACCTCCAACAAGCTGGGGCCCACCTGGGCCACCTCCCATGCAACAGCCTGGTTATGGTTACATGCAGCCAGGAACATACCCAGGGCAGCCTCCTCAGTATAACATGCCCCAATCTGCTTATGGTGGCTATCCACCCGCACCTTCATCAGGCGGATACTCTACTGGTTGGGACCAATCCTCTAATCCACCTTCTCAACAAGCTACAGCAGGAGGTGGCTATGATTATTACAATCAGCAGCAGTCTGTTGGGAACTCTTCTGCCCCTGCTGACAATAACAGCAGTTATAACTACGGGCAGCCACCAACTGGCGGCTACAACTCTCAAGGATCATACAGCGATGCTTACCCACAATCAGCTGCTGCAGGGCAACAGTCAAGCCATGGGCAGGACAGCTATTCTGCTGGTTACCAAGCTCCCCCGGCACAGACTGGCTATGATCAACAAGGGTATGCTTCCGCCCCTGGTTATGGAGGACCTCCTAACCCGACCTCTGATGGCTCAGCTTCAACATATGGCACCCAAGGAGGAACTGCTCATGCTCCTCCAGCTCAACAAGCACCGCCAGTCCAGCAATCCTCAGCCCCACAGAGTTCACAGGGCTACGCCTCTCAACAAACTGGATATGGCGTGCCACCACCAACTTCTCAGCCAGGATATGCAAGCCAGACCCTGCAGAGTGGATATGCGCAATCAGGATCTATGACACAGCCAAGCTATGGGCAGGGTCCAAGGCCACCCGCTTACCCCCAAGGCCAACAGCCACAGTCTGCGCAAGCTGGCTACAGCACCGGCATGGTTCAACCAGGATACAGCCAAGTGCCACCAGCACAAGCCGGTTATGCTCAAGAGTCTCACCATCGAGGTTATGGTCAGCCCCCGTCATATGGTGCACCACCCCAGAGCCAACCACCTTATGCTCAACAGTCATATGGTGATACCTATAGTGGTGGTGGGTATGCCCAGCCTCCAGCATTCTCTAGTGAAACCACTGCTACTGGTGCCTATGATGCCCCTGCTGCTGCCCAGACTGCCTCTACTGGAACTGCCAAAGCTTCCCCAAAGAGTTAA